CGGCGGTATATCATTATCATATCCTTTTACATAATCAAAATAATTTAAAATTTTTGCAGCCTCTAGCATTCTAATAGCAAACTTTGTTGGAGCATTTGTAGCAACTGACAATTTTATATTTTTTTCTTTGCAGAAATTTAAAAGCTCTACAACACCATCATAGACTTTTACATTTTTAGTGCACTGCTGCATATAATGTTCTTCAAATAATATTCTATCACTTTTCTCATATTGAGGTGTATTATAGAATTTCATTGATAACTCTTGTATCGGTCCATTAATTGCCTCTAATACATAGTCCTCTGTCAACGGAGGGAGTCCTTTTTTTTCTCTAACAAAATTAATAGATTTTGTAATATCTGTTTTACTATCAAGCAAAGTTCCATCCATGTCAAAAATTATTATTTCAATCATAAATTCC
This region of Deferribacterota bacterium genomic DNA includes:
- a CDS encoding HAD family hydrolase, whose product is MIEIIIFDMDGTLLDSKTDITKSINFVREKKGLPPLTEDYVLEAINGPIQELSMKFYNTPQYEKSDRILFEEHYMQQCTKNVKVYDGVVELLNFCKEKNIKLSVATNAPTKFAIRMLEAAKILNYFDYVKGYDNDIPPKPNPDVILYLIEKFRKNNPLLIGDSEIDYLTAKNACINYILACWGFGIKNLSMNKDFVKRCKKVFTPGEIIKYII